The Mangrovimonas cancribranchiae nucleotide sequence ACGAAAACCCTAATAATAATGGCGTAAATCGTTATCCAGATTCACAACAACTAAAATTAAAGCAACGTCTTTCTAAATTAAAACATGTGCGTGTTAATAACATTTTGTTAGGAAATGGTAGCGATGAAGTTTTAGACTTACTAATTAGAACTTTTTGTGAACCCAAGAAAGACCAAATAATTATTTTACCACCAACCTATGGCATGTATCAAGTATTAGCAGATATAAACAATGTGTCTAGTATTTCAGTAGCACTTGATAATAATTTTCAACTACGTGTAGATGATATTTTGAAAACCGCGACAAGTAATACAAAAATGTTGTTTTTATGTGCTCCTAACAACCCAACTGGAAATCACTTTAAATCTCAAAAGATAGAGTTTTTACTAAAAAAATTTAATGGTATTGTAGTTATAGATGAAGCTTATATCGATTTCTCATCGCAAAAAAGTTGGTTAGCAAAGTTAGATGAATTCCCTAATCTAGTGATAACACAAACGCTATCAAAAGCTTATGGAATGGCAGGTATTAGGTTAGGATTATGCTTTGCTTCAAAAATAATTATCGAAACAATAAACAAAATAAAACCACCTTACAATATTAATATCTTAACCCAACAGTATGTATTACAACAACTTCAAAATGTGGCGCATATAGAAGCTCAAATTCAAAATATTAAAAAACAAAGAAAACGTTTAGAACACGCTTTGCATAGCATATCTTTTATAGAGCAGGTTTACCCTACAGAAACCAATTTTATTTTAATAAAAGTTGACGATGCTACAAAAAGGTACCAACAACTTATTAATAAAGGAATTGTTGTAAGAAATAGAACATCTCAATTAGGTTGTAAAAATTGTTTACGTATAACTGTTGGTACTAGTAAGGAAAACAACACATTAATCAATGTTTTAAAAAACCTATAATGGCACAAAAAATATTATTTATAGATAGAGATGGCACATTAATAAAAGAGCCAAAAGATGAACAAATAGATGCTTTTAAAAAGTTAGAATTTTACCCAAAAGTATTTCAGTATTTAAGCAAAATAGTAAATGAGTTAGATTACGAATTGGTATTGGTAACTAACCAAGATGGATTAGGTACTAACTCTTTTCCTGAAAATACATTCTGGCCAGTGCATAATTTTATAATGAAAACTTTTAAAGCCGAAGGAATCGTTTTTAAAGAGCAGATTATAGACAGAACTTTTGCAAAAGATAATGCATCAACAAGAAAGCCAAACACAGGCTTGTTAACCACATACTTTTCTAAAAAATACGATTTAAAAAACTCATTTGTAATAGGTGATCGCTTAACCGATATTCAATTGGCTAAAAATTTAAACTCAAGAGGTATTTTTATTAATAACCAATCGTATTTAGGAAGTGAAGAAATTACAGTAAAACGAGAGGCGTTAAACCCTTATATAGCATTAGAAACTAAAAATTGGCAAGATGTTTACGAGTTTTTAAAGCTATCGGATAGAACAGCGACTATAGAAAGAAATACTAATGAAACTCAAGTAGTAATTCAATTAAATCTTGATGGAACTGGAAAGGGCAATATCGATACAGGAATAGCTTTTTTCGATCATATGTTGGATCAAATTTCACGTCACAGTCTAGTAGATCTAGACATTAAAGTTAATGGCGATTTAAACGTAGATGAACACCATACTATTGAAGACACAGCTATAGCTTTAGGAGAAGTGTTTAATAAAGCATTAGCAAATAAATTAGGAATAGAACGCTACGGATTTTGCTTACCTATGGACGATTGTTTAGCACAAGTAGCGATCGATTTTGGTGGTAGAAATTGGTTAGTATGGAATGCCTGTTTTAAACGTGAAATGATAGGAAAAATGCCTACAGAAATGTTTTATCATTTCTTTAAATCGTTTACCGATGGCGCTAAATGTAATTTAAATATTAAAGCAGAAGGTATTAACGAGCATCATAAAATCGAAGCCATTTTTAAGGCCTTTGCAAAAGCCATTAAAATGGCCATAAAACGAGATACAGAAAAAATGATATTACCAACAACAAAAGGCACTTTATAATGAAAGTAGTTATTATAGATTATGGTGCTGGAAATATTAAAAGCGTTCAATTCGCATTGCAACGCTTGGGTGTAAATGCAATAGTTTCTAAGGATAAAACAACCATACTAAAAGCAGATAAAGTTATTTTTCCCGGTGTAGGAGAAGCAAGTAGTGCTATGCAAAAACTCAAAGAATCAGGATTAGATTTAGTTATTCCAACCTTAAAGCAACCTGTTTTAGGAATTTGTCTCGGCATGCAGTTGTTATGTAAGCATACAGAAGAAGGTACTACTCATGGACTAGGTGTTTTTAATGTAGAAGTGAAAAAGTTTAATGCTCATGTAAAAGTTCCACACGTAGGATGGAATGTTATTAAAGATTTGACATCTGACTTATTTGTTGGAATCCCTGAAAAATCATACATGTATTTGGTACATAGCTATTATGCAGAAATCTGCGACGAAACTATTTCAAAGACAGATTATGGATTAGAATATGCTTCGGCTTTACAAAAAAACAATTTTTACGGGGTTCAATTCCACCCAGAAAAAAGTGGTGATTTAGGAGAACAGATTTTAAAAAACTTTATAGAAATTTAAAAAGAAACATATGCGTATCATACCTGCAATAGATGTAATAAATGGTAAAACTGTACGATTAACCAAAGGGAATTATAATATAAAAACAATATATAATGAATCCCCTTTAGAAGTAGCTAAACAATATGAAGATTATGGGATTAAATACCTCCATTTAGTTGATTTAGATGGAGCAAAATCTAAGCAGATTGTTAATTATAAGATATTAGAACAAATTGCAACAAAAACCAAATTGAATGTAGATTTTGGCGGTGGTTTAAAATCTAATAACGATTTGCGTATTGCTTTTAATTCAGGTGCAAAG carries:
- the hisC gene encoding histidinol-phosphate transaminase, with product MTSIDFNINSLVRTSVKNLKPYSSAREEYKDFDKDMVFLDANENPNNNGVNRYPDSQQLKLKQRLSKLKHVRVNNILLGNGSDEVLDLLIRTFCEPKKDQIIILPPTYGMYQVLADINNVSSISVALDNNFQLRVDDILKTATSNTKMLFLCAPNNPTGNHFKSQKIEFLLKKFNGIVVIDEAYIDFSSQKSWLAKLDEFPNLVITQTLSKAYGMAGIRLGLCFASKIIIETINKIKPPYNINILTQQYVLQQLQNVAHIEAQIQNIKKQRKRLEHALHSISFIEQVYPTETNFILIKVDDATKRYQQLINKGIVVRNRTSQLGCKNCLRITVGTSKENNTLINVLKNL
- the hisH gene encoding imidazole glycerol phosphate synthase subunit HisH; amino-acid sequence: MKVVIIDYGAGNIKSVQFALQRLGVNAIVSKDKTTILKADKVIFPGVGEASSAMQKLKESGLDLVIPTLKQPVLGICLGMQLLCKHTEEGTTHGLGVFNVEVKKFNAHVKVPHVGWNVIKDLTSDLFVGIPEKSYMYLVHSYYAEICDETISKTDYGLEYASALQKNNFYGVQFHPEKSGDLGEQILKNFIEI
- the hisB gene encoding bifunctional histidinol-phosphatase/imidazoleglycerol-phosphate dehydratase HisB, which translates into the protein MAQKILFIDRDGTLIKEPKDEQIDAFKKLEFYPKVFQYLSKIVNELDYELVLVTNQDGLGTNSFPENTFWPVHNFIMKTFKAEGIVFKEQIIDRTFAKDNASTRKPNTGLLTTYFSKKYDLKNSFVIGDRLTDIQLAKNLNSRGIFINNQSYLGSEEITVKREALNPYIALETKNWQDVYEFLKLSDRTATIERNTNETQVVIQLNLDGTGKGNIDTGIAFFDHMLDQISRHSLVDLDIKVNGDLNVDEHHTIEDTAIALGEVFNKALANKLGIERYGFCLPMDDCLAQVAIDFGGRNWLVWNACFKREMIGKMPTEMFYHFFKSFTDGAKCNLNIKAEGINEHHKIEAIFKAFAKAIKMAIKRDTEKMILPTTKGTL